Proteins encoded together in one Canis aureus isolate CA01 chromosome 21, VMU_Caureus_v.1.0, whole genome shotgun sequence window:
- the OSBPL5 gene encoding oxysterol-binding protein-related protein 5 isoform X4, which produces MKEEAFLRRRFSLCPPSSTPQKVDPRKLSRNLLFGGENELYPLSPGKDMEPNGPSLPRDEGPPTPSSATKGPPAEYRLYNGSDKECVSPTAKVTKKEALKVQKENYRQEKKRATRQLFSALTDPSVVIMADSLKIRGTLKSWTKLWCVLKPGVLLIYKTPKVGQWVGTVLLHCCELIERPSKKDGFCFKLFHPLDQSVWAVKGPKGESVGSITQPLPSSYLIFRAASESDGRCWLDALELALRCSSLLRLSTCKQGRDGEPGSSPDASPPSLCGLPSSAAIHDQDLCPLNGSSLENDAFSDKSERENAEESDNETQDHSGKTNESGGAHSETLEGRLPRRTTYVEQVHEEFGELGQASQVETVSEENKSLMWVLLRQLRPGMDLSRVVLPTFVLEPRSFLDKLSDYYYHADLLSRAALEGDAYSRIKLVLQWYLSGFYKKPKGIKKPYNPILGETFRCCWFHPQTNSHTFYIAEQVSHHPPVSAFHVSNRKDGFCISGSITAKSRFYGNSLSALLDGKATLTFLNRAEDYTLTMPYAHCKGILYGTMTMELGGRVTIECEKNNFQAELEFKLKPFFGGSTSINQISGKIMSGEEVLARLTGHWDREVFIKEEGRGSTELFWNPSGEVRGQRLKRRTVLFEEQTELESERLWQHVTRAISEGDQHKATQEKFSLEEAQRQRTRERQQNLMPWKPQLFHLDPTTQEWCYRHEDRSPWDPLKDIAQFEQDGVLYTMRRETMAHQTAFLGSPGPRHQGPGPERRLRKSSDQPSGHSQVTESSSTPESCPELSDEEEEEEEDGDFIPGSESPCPRCGKEARRLQALHEAIVSIREAQQELHRHLSAMLSSTARARQVAAPGLLQSPRSWFLLCVFLACQLLINYILK; this is translated from the exons GCAGAGTACAGGCTGTACAACGGGTCCGACAAGGAATGTGTGTCCCCAACAGCCAAGGTCACCAAAAAGGAGGCTCTCAAG GTACAGAAGGAGAACTACCGGCAGGAGAAGAAGCGAGCCACGCGGCAGCTGTTCAGCGCGCTGACGGACCCCAGCGTGGTCATCATGGCTGACAGCCTGAAG ATCCGGGGAACCCTGAAGAGCTGGACCAAACTGTGGTGTGTGCTGAAGCCGGGGGTGCTGCTCATCTACAAGACCCCCAAGGTGGGCCAGTGGGTGGGCACCGTCCTGCTGCACTGCTGCGAGCTCATCGAGCGGCCGTCCAAGAAGGATGGCTTCTGCTTCAAGCTCTTCCACCCACTGGACCAGTCTGTCTGGGCCGTGAAG gGCCCCAAGGGTGAGAGTGTGGGCTCCATCACGCAGCCACTCCCCAGCAGCTATCTGATCTTTAGGGCCGCCTCTGAGTCGGACG GCCGCTGCTGGCTAGACGCCCTGGAGCTGGCCCTGCGCTGCTCCAGCCTCCTGCGGCTCAGCACGTGCAAGCAGGGCCGAGACGGGGAGCCTGGATCCTCGCCTGACGCATCACCCCCCTCGCTCTGTGGACTGCCCTCCTCGGCTGCCATCCACGACCAGGACCTGTGCCC gCTGAACGGGTCCTCCCTGGAGAACGATGCGTTCTCAGACAAGTCGGAGAGAGAGAACGCTGAGGAGTCAGATAACGAGACCCAGGACCACAGCGGGAAGACCAACGAGAGTGGGGGTGCCCACTCAGAGACCCTGGAGGGCCGCCTGCCGAGGAGGACCACGTATGTGGAGCAGGTCCACGAGGAGTTCGGGGAG CTGGGCCAGGCGTCCCAGGTGGAGACGGTGTCCGAGGAGAACAAGAGTCTGATGTGGGTTTTGCTGAGGCAACTGAGGCCGGGCATGGACCTGTCCCGTGTAGTGCTGCCAACGTTCGTCCTAGAGCCGCGGTCCTTCCTGGACAAGCTCTCTGACTACTACTACCACGCCGACCTGCTGTCCAG GGCTGCCCTCGAGGGAGACGCCTACAGCCGCATCAAGCTTGTCCTGCAGTGGTACCTGTCCGGCTTCTACAAGAAACCCAAG GGGATTAAGAAGCCCTACAACCCCATCCTGGGGGAGACCTTCCGCTGCTGCTGGTTCCACCCCCAGACCAACAGCCACACCTTCTACATAGCTGAGCAG GTGTCCCACCACCCACCCGTGTCCGCCTTCCACGTCAGCAACCGCAAGGACGGCTTCTGCATTAGTGGCAGCATCACAGCCAAGTCCCGGTTTTACG GGAACTCACTGTCGGCTCTGCTGGACGGCAAGGCCACGCTCACCTTCCTGAACCGGGCAGAGGATTATACCCTCACTATGCCCTACGCCCACTGCAAAG GAATCCTGTATGGCACCATGACCATGGAGCTGGGCGGTAGAGTGACCATCGAGTGTGAGAAGAACAACTTCCAAGCtgagctggaattcaaactcaAG CCTTTCTTTGGGGGCAGCACCAGCATCAACCAGATCTCGGGGAAGATCATGTCAGGAGAAGAAGTCCTGGCACGTCTCACCGGACACTGG GACAGAGAAGTGTTTAtcaaggaggagggcagaggaagcaCGGAGCTCTTCTGGAACCCGAGCGGGGAGGTCCGCGGGCAGAGGCTGAAACGGCGCACTGTGCTATTTGAGGAGCAGACGGAGCTAGAATCAGAGAG GCTCTGGCAGCACGTCACCAGGGCCATCAGCGAGGGTGACCAGCACAAGGCCACGCAGGAGAAGTTTTCACTGGAGGAGGCACAGCGGCAGCGGACCCGCGAGCGCCAGCAGAACCTCATGCCCTGGAAACCACAGCTGTTCCACCTGGACCCCACCACCCAGGAGTGGTGCTACCGACATGAGGA CCGTAGCCCCTGGGATCCCCTGAAGGACATCGCCCAGTTTGAGCAAGACGGGGTCTTGTACACCATGCGGCGGGAGACCATGGCCCACCAGACCgccttcctgggcagcccggggcccAGGCACCAG GGTCCTGGGCCAGAGCGGCGGCTCCGCAAGTCCAGCGACCAGCCCTCTGGCCACAGCCAGGTCACCGAGAGCAGCTCCACACCCGAGTCCTGCCCAGAGCTCtcagatgaggaggaggaggaggaggaggacggtgACTTCATTCCTG GCAGCGAGAGCCCCTGCCCTCGGTGTGGGAAGGAGGCGCGGCGGCTGCAGGCACTGCACGAGGCCATCGTGTCCATCCGGGAGGCCCAGCAGGAGCTGCACAG GCACCTCTCGGCCATGCTGAGCTCCACGGCGAGGGCCAGGCAGGTAGCAGCCCCGGGCCTCCTGCAGAGCCCCCGCTCCTGGTTCCTGCTCTGTGTGTTCCTGGCGTGTCAGCTGCTCATTAACTACATCCTCAAATAA
- the OSBPL5 gene encoding oxysterol-binding protein-related protein 5 isoform X2 has product MPCCTKPPSAQAMKEEAFLRRRFSLCPPSSTPQKVDPRKLSRNLLFGGENELYPLSPGKDMEPNGPSLPRDEGPPTPSSATKGPPAEYRLYNGSDKECVSPTAKVTKKEALKVQKENYRQEKKRATRQLFSALTDPSVVIMADSLKIRGTLKSWTKLWCVLKPGVLLIYKTPKVGQWVGTVLLHCCELIERPSKKDGFCFKLFHPLDQSVWAVKGPKGESVGSITQPLPSSYLIFRAASESDGRCWLDALELALRCSSLLRLSTCKQGRDGEPGSSPDASPPSLCGLPSSAAIHDQDLCPLNGSSLENDAFSDKSERENAEESDNETQDHSGKTNESGGAHSETLEGRLPRRTTYVEQVHEEFGELGQASQVETVSEENKSLMWVLLRQLRPGMDLSRVVLPTFVLEPRSFLDKLSDYYYHADLLSRAALEGDAYSRIKLVLQWYLSGFYKKPKGIKKPYNPILGETFRCCWFHPQTNSHTFYIAEQVSHHPPVSAFHVSNRKDGFCISGSITAKSRFYGNSLSALLDGKATLTFLNRAEDYTLTMPYAHCKGILYGTMTMELGGRVTIECEKNNFQAELEFKLKPFFGGSTSINQISGKIMSGEEVLARLTGHWDREVFIKEEGRGSTELFWNPSGEVRGQRLKRRTVLFEEQTELESERLWQHVTRAISEGDQHKATQEKFSLEEAQRQRTRERQQNLMPWKPQLFHLDPTTQEWCYRHEDRSPWDPLKDIAQFEQDGVLYTMRRETMAHQTAFLGSPGPRHQGPGPERRLRKSSDQPSGHSQVTESSSTPESCPELSDEEEEEEEDGDFIPGSESPCPRCGKEARRLQALHEAIVSIREAQQELHRHLSAMLSSTARARQVAAPGLLQSPRSWFLLCVFLACQLLINYILK; this is encoded by the exons GCAGAGTACAGGCTGTACAACGGGTCCGACAAGGAATGTGTGTCCCCAACAGCCAAGGTCACCAAAAAGGAGGCTCTCAAG GTACAGAAGGAGAACTACCGGCAGGAGAAGAAGCGAGCCACGCGGCAGCTGTTCAGCGCGCTGACGGACCCCAGCGTGGTCATCATGGCTGACAGCCTGAAG ATCCGGGGAACCCTGAAGAGCTGGACCAAACTGTGGTGTGTGCTGAAGCCGGGGGTGCTGCTCATCTACAAGACCCCCAAGGTGGGCCAGTGGGTGGGCACCGTCCTGCTGCACTGCTGCGAGCTCATCGAGCGGCCGTCCAAGAAGGATGGCTTCTGCTTCAAGCTCTTCCACCCACTGGACCAGTCTGTCTGGGCCGTGAAG gGCCCCAAGGGTGAGAGTGTGGGCTCCATCACGCAGCCACTCCCCAGCAGCTATCTGATCTTTAGGGCCGCCTCTGAGTCGGACG GCCGCTGCTGGCTAGACGCCCTGGAGCTGGCCCTGCGCTGCTCCAGCCTCCTGCGGCTCAGCACGTGCAAGCAGGGCCGAGACGGGGAGCCTGGATCCTCGCCTGACGCATCACCCCCCTCGCTCTGTGGACTGCCCTCCTCGGCTGCCATCCACGACCAGGACCTGTGCCC gCTGAACGGGTCCTCCCTGGAGAACGATGCGTTCTCAGACAAGTCGGAGAGAGAGAACGCTGAGGAGTCAGATAACGAGACCCAGGACCACAGCGGGAAGACCAACGAGAGTGGGGGTGCCCACTCAGAGACCCTGGAGGGCCGCCTGCCGAGGAGGACCACGTATGTGGAGCAGGTCCACGAGGAGTTCGGGGAG CTGGGCCAGGCGTCCCAGGTGGAGACGGTGTCCGAGGAGAACAAGAGTCTGATGTGGGTTTTGCTGAGGCAACTGAGGCCGGGCATGGACCTGTCCCGTGTAGTGCTGCCAACGTTCGTCCTAGAGCCGCGGTCCTTCCTGGACAAGCTCTCTGACTACTACTACCACGCCGACCTGCTGTCCAG GGCTGCCCTCGAGGGAGACGCCTACAGCCGCATCAAGCTTGTCCTGCAGTGGTACCTGTCCGGCTTCTACAAGAAACCCAAG GGGATTAAGAAGCCCTACAACCCCATCCTGGGGGAGACCTTCCGCTGCTGCTGGTTCCACCCCCAGACCAACAGCCACACCTTCTACATAGCTGAGCAG GTGTCCCACCACCCACCCGTGTCCGCCTTCCACGTCAGCAACCGCAAGGACGGCTTCTGCATTAGTGGCAGCATCACAGCCAAGTCCCGGTTTTACG GGAACTCACTGTCGGCTCTGCTGGACGGCAAGGCCACGCTCACCTTCCTGAACCGGGCAGAGGATTATACCCTCACTATGCCCTACGCCCACTGCAAAG GAATCCTGTATGGCACCATGACCATGGAGCTGGGCGGTAGAGTGACCATCGAGTGTGAGAAGAACAACTTCCAAGCtgagctggaattcaaactcaAG CCTTTCTTTGGGGGCAGCACCAGCATCAACCAGATCTCGGGGAAGATCATGTCAGGAGAAGAAGTCCTGGCACGTCTCACCGGACACTGG GACAGAGAAGTGTTTAtcaaggaggagggcagaggaagcaCGGAGCTCTTCTGGAACCCGAGCGGGGAGGTCCGCGGGCAGAGGCTGAAACGGCGCACTGTGCTATTTGAGGAGCAGACGGAGCTAGAATCAGAGAG GCTCTGGCAGCACGTCACCAGGGCCATCAGCGAGGGTGACCAGCACAAGGCCACGCAGGAGAAGTTTTCACTGGAGGAGGCACAGCGGCAGCGGACCCGCGAGCGCCAGCAGAACCTCATGCCCTGGAAACCACAGCTGTTCCACCTGGACCCCACCACCCAGGAGTGGTGCTACCGACATGAGGA CCGTAGCCCCTGGGATCCCCTGAAGGACATCGCCCAGTTTGAGCAAGACGGGGTCTTGTACACCATGCGGCGGGAGACCATGGCCCACCAGACCgccttcctgggcagcccggggcccAGGCACCAG GGTCCTGGGCCAGAGCGGCGGCTCCGCAAGTCCAGCGACCAGCCCTCTGGCCACAGCCAGGTCACCGAGAGCAGCTCCACACCCGAGTCCTGCCCAGAGCTCtcagatgaggaggaggaggaggaggaggacggtgACTTCATTCCTG GCAGCGAGAGCCCCTGCCCTCGGTGTGGGAAGGAGGCGCGGCGGCTGCAGGCACTGCACGAGGCCATCGTGTCCATCCGGGAGGCCCAGCAGGAGCTGCACAG GCACCTCTCGGCCATGCTGAGCTCCACGGCGAGGGCCAGGCAGGTAGCAGCCCCGGGCCTCCTGCAGAGCCCCCGCTCCTGGTTCCTGCTCTGTGTGTTCCTGGCGTGTCAGCTGCTCATTAACTACATCCTCAAATAA